AATGATTCATGtacaaagtttttattttatattttatgaaaCTTACATGTCTTGTTTGATTGAGCAGGGATCGAATAAACTATTTCTCTTGACTAAGGTGAGCACAAGGagattttgagtttgattGAATCTTGTTTTTAGTGCTTATCCAATAATGCTTTTGCATGATTTGGCCCCTGGCAGATTTTAACAGTCACAGTGAGATTCATTCAAAAGGATGcagaggaaaagaaagcaTCTTTCAATCCAAGACCATATTTTAGATTGTTTGTTAACTGGCTGCTGGACCTTGGTTCTCTGGATCCTGTGGTTGATGGTGCTAACTTTCAGGTCTGGATCAAGTGGATTGCTGCTAGGGTCTTTTGCCTTTGTTTTGTCATTATTGTTTATGCTGACTCACTAATTTTGGTTGTCTATGTTGCAGATCTTGTCAGCATTTGCAAATGCATTTAATGCTTTGCAGCCTGTTAAAGTTCCTACATTCAGGTTAGCATCCTGGTTATATTCATTACTCTTTTGTCAATGGTAGGAAATGAAATGTCAGTTCTTAAGACAAGGAAATGGTAGCTTATATGGTTGAGTTTGTATATTATTAGGTTTCCAGCTCTGTGATTATGAACTTGTAGGTGATTGGATGATATTGTAGGGATTTTATTTAACTACGGATTGGGTTGGAGTTGATTTTGCACTGGCCCCTATAATTACTCCTTTTGTCTCTTCCTTtccctccttttctttttatccctTCTCTATTTCTATCTCTGTGCTGTTCTCTATTGGTTGTGCATCATTGCAATTCATGATTGGAAAGATTATCATTCAGTCTTGGTGTACAAAAGTTAGATATGATATTTTTGTAAGAACAAATTGTGATATTTTATTCCTTGGAACTTTGTGCGTTCCTATActgataaatattttatcaGCTTTGCTTGGCTCGAGTTGGTGAGTCATAGGAGTTTTATGCCAAAAATGCTCGCTGGGAATGGCCAGAAGGGCTGGCCCCTTATCCAACGTTTGCTGGTACACTTGTTTCAATTCATGGAGCCATTTTTGAGGAACGCTGAACTAGGAGTTCCGGTCTGCCCCTTTTTTCCTGCTGGGCTTCATTGTATGTTGCAGTGTTGCTTAAATTGCTTTCTGTCTCACAGCATTTTCTCGTATTTTTATCCATGTAGGTTCATTTCCTGTATAAAGGCACGCTTAGGGTGCTGCTAGTGCTACTTCATGATTTCCCAGAATTTCTGTGTGATTATCACTTTACCTTCTGTGATGTTATTCCTCCAAGCTGCATTCAAATGCGAAATATCATTCTCAGTGCATTTCCCCGTAATATGAGGCTGCCGGATCCATCTACTCCAAACTTGAAGGTTGCCGACGATCCTGCATATTTACTCTGTAACATTTATGGGTATGAAAACTAATCTGGTGGGGACTGGTTTGTCCTTGTATATATGCAGATTGATTTGCTTGCTGAAATCAGTCAGTCTCCACGTATTCTTTCCGAGGTTGATGCAACTCTAAAATTGAAGCAGATGAAAACCGATGTGGACGAGTATCTCAAGGTATGCACAATTTTCAACTTGTAGACTAATACTGTTTTATTGCTCATGTGCTAATTAGGTTTTATGTACAGGTGGACTGATACATCTTTTGTGTGGACATTTTGACCTTCCCCATTTAGTGTCCCCTTTCTACAGTTTTCTCTATTCTGCTTTTCttagttcaaatttttattaagaTTAAATGTTGTTTGAAAATTTGCAGACAAGGCAACAAGGTTCTTCATTTCTGACTGAACTGAAGCAAAAATTGCTACTTCCATCAAACGATGTTGCCTTGGCTGGTACTCGTTACAACGTACCCCTCATCAACTCCCTTGTGCTTTATGTTGGGATGCAGGTACTTGTTCTTATGCTAATATTATGCCTCTACATATCATTTGTCTCTAAGGTGACATATGCTACAAGTTTCGACTGTTCTAATACTTGTTTGTTTAAAATCAGTGTTCTTGTTTTGCAATATTGGAACCTACATAGAATCCATTGCTTTCCATAAGTTCCCACTTCAAAAAGTTCACAACTTGTTTGTAAGATTTTCTTGATTTCCACGTTCTAGTGAACTCTGACTGCTATGCTTTGCTGAAGAAGAGGCATTAAGGAATTTTTTAAATCCGAATTCTAAAGATCTTTCTGACTCGGTATTTGGAGAGGGTCTTGACTTGAGTAGAGAGTGGATGGTCCAGTGCTtacttttttggtttaattttaCAGGCTATCCAGCAGCTTCAGTCTAGAACACCTCATGCACAGTCTCCCCAAAGTGTTCCATTCGCTGTCTATTTGGTGGGTGCTGCTTTGGATATTTTCCAGACTCTGATAGTGGACCTAGATACTGAAGGGCGCTACCTTTTCCTAAATGCGATTGCAAACCAACTGCGCTATCCAAACACTCATACCCATTACTTTTCGTTCATTGTTCTTTACTTGTTTGCCGAATCAAACCAGGTGAGACAAGTTAGATGTTTGCTTTTGTTTATGATATTCATTGTCTGTTCTTGTGGTTAGTCCCATGGGCAATCGGAGCACTTTGTTTTAATGTTTCCGGGGACTTATATCACAAGTCTTGGATGCGAAAGCATTGTGATCAAGTTGTTAAACATGCAGACTGCCATATATAACATACAAGTTAAATGTGCACATTTCGCGATATGTTGCATATTTATGGGCGGGTAGATCCTTAATGTAGGGTTTAATTCTTACCAGATAATCTTTGATAATGGCCACAGAACCCCAATGCATGTTTCTAGATTGCTTTCATATCAATTATGATTCAGCTGCATACATCTTCTAACTGCCAACATTTTTTATGCTTCAGCATGAAATTATCCAGGAGCAAATCACAAGAGTACTGTTGGAACGTCTGATTGTTAATCGACCGCATCCATGGGGTCTTCTGATTACCTTCATTGAGCTTATCAAGGTAAATGTCCATCcctttgaaaaagaaaatagaaagaagcTTAAATTTTGCAACCTGCAGATTTGTTCTAATCGTTATGTTGTATTATTTCAGAACCCTAGATACCAGTTCTGGAACCGAGCTTTCATACGGTGTGCGCCAGAGATTGAAAAACTCTTTGAATCTGTCTCAAGATCCTGCGGCGGTCCAAAACCTGTGGATGAAAGCATGGTCTCAGGTTGGGTATCCGAGAGTGCACACTGATCAAGAGCAATTCCTCTCGGTTTGTGAATCATTTCCAAATTGCACAGATTGTTTTGCATGGCCAAACAATATGATTTGTACTATAACCATCAGCAAGCTGCATGTACTTGTAATTATTGTATTGTAGTTGATCTGTTGTAATTAGATAGATACCTacattgtaaatttttttcttaatgcagttatttcactttctttttctcttgctGCCTTCATTAATTGGTTGCTCGACAAGCAGGCATGTTGAAAATGACCCCAAAACTCCAGGGTGCAAAATGTCATTAACCCTAAAATTTATATGAGATGTCAATCTTACCCCAGGAAACTGCCAGTGGCTGGGCGATTTACTTTATTAGCAAAAGATAATTAGGCTCCTGCTTTTGgttaaaaaaaactcttttTGCCATGAAGAGAGAGGGAAGTTTCATTTTTAATCTAGATCTTTGAAAGAAAACGTGCTTTACCCGGAAAGTTAccaatatttctctttttttatatttaaattttgggGTAAATACTGTTTAGCATCGATTATGCGTGTCCCTCTTTTATGGCACACAggataaaagagaaaaagagaactaATTAACTGTTCTCAGTAAAACGGGGTTattgtaattgtttttttatttttcacgtTTTGGGAGTTTTCTTGGGGTGTTGAAGATGATTATGGCAAAGAGTTTGATCTTTTGCAAAGGAAGCACTACGCACCTCTTTTGCACCTAAAGTGGTGGATATGTACCACCTCTTGTAGAGGTAGGATCCACCAATACAAGTAGGCTCACCTGCAAGTTTGCTCCGAAAATGGATTATTGAGATTTGCCGCTAAAAAAAGGTGGTGTTGGGTTGAGTGATAATTCATTTGAAGAGTTTCTCAGTGTTGAGAAAGAGGAGCTTTTGGGGGTTTAACAAATAGTAGGGATTGCGCTATCACTATTAACATAGGGTTCAATGACTTCTGGTGGAAATAATACCCAAGTTTATTTCTTGCAGTTTAGATAACAAAAGTATCATCAGAGTCTAAACTTTCCTAGACCAACATGGCATGACATGAAAGATTAGTTGATTTCAATTACATATGGTTCGGTTGTGTCCCATGCCAGATAGCTTCTTCTGTGATTTTATCCTCTATGTTTAAGGAGTCAGAGAAAGCAAATGGTTTAGGATCGTCGCATTTCTGATGTTAGCGCAGTGCATCGGACAGATTTGAGATACATAGACTTGCAGTAGGCAGCGACTTTGTGCCATATGAGTTTCTTGGTGGAGAAGGTAGCCCTCTGGTAAGTTTCTGAAACTGCAGATATTTTCCCGATTGTGGATCGTCTTacttttatcttcttcttgtgTGCCTCTTCCTTGGCTATGCGCATATTCTTCCATGTGTTCTCCACTGCTTTTGCACGTTGCTTCTCCAGTTTGCTCTTCCAAATTCAAAGTTTAGAATCATTATTTTTTGGCTCTAACATTATCTCTATTAGAGATGTCATCTGTAGTGTTGTCTAAAAACAATGGTTTTATTGTTTGGATAAGTAATTTTGTATGTAACCGTAACACCATCACATGTTATAATGAgtgtatattatttatattaaaagCCAAAGTAGAAACCCATCTCCCAACACGTATAATTATTTGGGTGGATTAATGAAATGATGTGACCTAAACTGTCCGTCACATACAAAAGTTTCCCCCAAATAGCATGCAAAGCAGATTCAGTTTCAAACAATTTCATACCGCAGTCAACATGGCATAAACAACTTCCATTTGATTAAAGCAGATTAACCTTCAAACAATTTCATACCTCAATCTTTTTAATCTCCTTCAAGGCCTTGCTGGTCTGCTTGAATTCCCAGTCGTCTATAGCagcctcttcttctctcaacCTGCCAAGACTCAAAACATGGTAATTGATTACAAAAACCTTTCATAAATATATGCTCAAAATAGATGGAGTCTTCCTCACTTGGTCACGAGTCTCATATGCTCAGCCTTTGTCCATGCTTCTATTTCAGCCTTGAGCTCCTGCTGCTTGAACTCATCTAAGAATTCATGGTAGGGTTTTGGCCGATCCATCAGCTGCTTATCTCCTTCAGCGTTTGGGTTTTCATCAGCATCAGATTCTTCATGGCTGCTCTGATCAGCAGACTGTACAACATGTTTATACTCTTCATTATAAACTGAGctgtcttctctctctctttctgaaGGTGATTCCCGGCCATGATCAAATTCATGGTGAGGATCTGAGAATATGCTTTCACGCATTGACAACTTGCTCAGGCAGGAACCTTTAGAAATTTTGTTCTGCGAATTGGGGTGACAGAAACGACCAAAGTCTTTGGAGTTCTCCATCCTTTCCTTCACTTCAAAACCAGAAAAGGTGCCCTTGGGGACATTTGAAGCAGCACATAATCATATTCACAtcatgataatttttttcttttttggcatgAGTTTTTCTCATCATAgacagttttaaaaaaaattaatggataaaaggaagaaatggaaaaaaacaaaaaacaaaaaaacaacaacaacaatcgGAGGATATATGCAATACTTAGCATACAAACGAAAAATATAGCTCCAAAAGGAACCTCTATGGCATACACTCATTTTGTTGTGCTGCTATTTAACCaagtccttttttttaaaaaaaaaaaaaaataccaaaataacAAATACGAATCTACAATATATGCAGGTATAGTTGATATtggtgctgctatttccactcACATTTCTTATTTCCCCACGCACATTTTAATGACAATATTGAATCAAATAGTACTTCATCATGCTTTCACAAGTTTCTATATACAATATTACCCATCCTCAAAATGTGAATCAAATATAAGAATCCAAAGAGAAATATATGAATCAAATATGTTTCCCACAGTAATATTCActctaaaacaaaagaaaaacgttgaaaaagaatgaaacatATGTAAtcaaatttccaaaataaaaatatatatgtatatatatatacacacgcACATATATCATACCTGGTACCAatgacaaagaagaagaaaaaagacatgAGCTATTGTAAGATGGAAATTTTGGTATGAGTATAGGGGGTGAGAATATAAGGGAGTGAGGAAATAGGAAAGGTTGGTGAAAATATCAGGACTCATCGATATTTGATCTCTATTATGATCTGTTgaaatttgttaatattgaCAAAATATCGACAATGTACCACTACCATAACAGGTAATGTAGATCACTTCCCCAGAGCCAGAGAAGTGAAATAATCGTtctagaaaatttaaaatgaaaccTAAGCTACACATGCAAAATTCTCAATTCCCATGATCCATAATACCAATGAAATTATCAGAGATAAGCGCATAAAGCCATTGTAGAAGAATATCAAAAGGGCTATAATATCTTGAAATTAAgagaacacacacacacatatatatatattgtgtaTATAATATACCTGGGTTCTTGGAGTGGAAGGCTCAGTAGTGGGCAGGTCAGAGTAGAAACTATCTGCCTTGAAAGTGCAAAAAGTTGCAGAGCTGCTAAGTGGGCCACTGCTACAACCTGGTGGTGGAGATCGTGGCAAAGCATCCATGAGAGGGTTCATGCTCCAAGTTGCCTTTGAGTTTTTGAAGGTTCTGGCTGATAAGGAACGAGTGTCATCGTTTTTATTCAACTCCGACGACTTCGTAGCAGCCCCCTTGGGATTCATCATGCTGGGTTTCGTCCTCATGCTGGGTTTCGTCCTCATGCTGTCGGTTTTGGAGAAACTTgggttttttcttgtttgggaCATCATTTTCTTGGAGTCTCTTGGTTCTTGAAATGTGGCCTAGTTTTTACTGCTATTGGCTGTCACAGtaagagagaggaggaggaggttgaTGGGGAAGAGAGAATTATTCCAGTCTGTGGTTCCTATTTGGGTTATTGACCATTAGGAATTGATAAGCTGTCTTCTTCATAAAGCGCTTTTATATGGTTTTAGTCGCCTGCCCTTATAGAAACTTCTTTTATGGCAAGCGACCTCTATGGGAAGTTGGTATCTGTTCGAGAATTATGTAGATTTGTCCTTAATGTCTTAAGATTTGgttttgttaatttgttggatttttttatccatctttttctctttgatgCAAGCGATATTGAATAAGAGAGATAGCTGAACACACAAGACCTTAGTTATGGGATTGAATAAGAGAGATAGCTGAACACACAAGACCTTAGTTACGGGGACAAATGATCTTCACCTCTTGAGCTATGATATCTTTGTGAATATTTATACATTTTAATCATCTCTTCTTTGGTCTCAGGTGAATTAATTCTCCTTTCAATGATATTTAATCTCACCAAACAAACTATTTAAATGATTACTATAAAtgatagaagaaaaataaaccccaGGTTTTTGGATATGTATCAACACATTCAATGGAAAATAATGAtgtattatataaaattaaccgTGAATTGCATGTTAACTATAAAGATTAGTAAAGTCACTAGATACTTGCAATATAAATGTATATTATGAATACCATAaaagtttattattttatttattcataataATTATGAATAGTTTATAggaagtgttcaataattaagaaagaaatttaaaaaaaaattatttttgatatacatataaatttgagttatttaagtgacaaaaaaatttagtacaaATTCTTCCTAGATGGTAAGCAAATTGAATGGGTAATAATAAATTCCATTAAGGAAATGATAACTGTATtgaaaattcagatattaaGACTATATTGAAGAGGGGATGCTGTCTGAATAGTTTGGTAAGTAAAACATATTCGGGACTATAGTTGCTTTGacttgtatttgtttttatcaaTAAATTACTATGGTTTATTCTAAAAATTAGTAGTAGTGAGAGGTCTTTATCTTTTACATTGTCtcatttgttttgattttatttaggTTAAGCATTTTGGTTTAGGAGTTCGTTAATGTTTAGAGAATATattgaaaattataattaattagaaattgCAAAGggtttgtagctcaagtggttaacaaaaatccaaaacgGCGTTTTGTTCGGATCCAACGAAGAACTTGTTTTAGAATACACCCACAAAAtcaggttttttttctttcttgaaacAATCTGCTAGGGAGTTCATCAAAAACTGCCACCCCTTATGCTTCCTCCTATTTCATAATATtaatcatcttcttcgaatCTTGTCACAGCAGCTCGAGTCTCGCAaagttttgtttcaaattcAGGGTTTGGTTTGATATGTTTTTCTCGATTGCTACTCTTATTAAGGTTTGCGCGTCATGTAAATGGttgttgctttcttttctttctttgtgttgcttgttttcatctttactttttattttatgcttctTTGTCTTTGATAGCTTGATTTGCTTTGCTTACACTATGAACATGCTTCGATCAatttgtttaaattctttATCAATTCGATCAAGTTTTTGGTGTGTCCGAACAGAGAGAATTGGGGAATTTTGAAAAGGATAGATGCAGACCAAGGATTGGTATTTGTATGAGAGCTGGGACCAAACCCCGCTTCTCACAAACTATTTGCCCTATTTGGAATTTGTCTCTCATCACGGACACATAGTTTTCCATCAACCAGAAAAGACCCGAGAAAAAGCAGAGAATCCCGATCCCCCAATAAGTAAAGAAGCTCACAATTTTCATCCTTCTGGGGTCCTTCTGGGTTGGGGAGTACTTGGGTACGCATTCTCAAAGTTCATCTTACTTCCCCCACACAAAAGCCTCTGCAAATCAGTGCAGTGGATTTACCATCAAGTGATTGCTCAGCCTCAAAATTTTACACAAGAATTTTGAGTCCCAAGTCTTGCACCGTGTCCATTTTATATTCAAGCGATTGATATCAAATTGTGCTCATTATCTAAAATCCATCCAATGGCCAGCATTCATACAAAAAATTGATCAAACTGTAGAAGAGGAGGAGGGCCTAGAATTCCATTCAAGTAAAGGAGGCTCTAGTTCTAATACACTGAACCAAAAATGTCTAAAACTCTGCTTCAACCATTCGCATATTACAAAGAAAGCTTATAAAACCGAAGTTCATTCATAAATCACCATATTGAGTCTTGTTTCCTATTGTTAGCACAGCAACCTTCCTTCTAAGCCTCTCTGCGCACAAAATAGAGCTTACCCATGACATGAAGAACGGCAACAAAGGCAATGAAACCAATGCTCATGATGAGAACAACATTCGGGGAGATCTTGAGTCCCGGGGCATCATCAGTGTAAAACTGGAGCATTGTCCCTGCTGCACCGCCTGAAGCACCTCCACTTGTCGTCCTCCTCCTTCGCATGCTCGCAGTAGCTGCGGCACTTCCCCTTGGGGCAGGTGCTCCACCGCCTAGAACCATTTTCTGTTACCACCAAAACAGACATTTAGAACCTCAATCCAACCTTTATGGTACAAAAATAAACGACCAAATCCACACACATagggagaaaaaaagagaggacaaAAAAGCTTCTAGGAGAGGAGTTTGGCATTATTTAAGAACAGACCTAGATGGAGCTTTGACAATTCCGTGAACATATAGAATAGAACtcataaagaaaaagttttaTAAATAGATCCAACATATGCAAAATCAAAGCTTTTTGTTCTCCaattcaatgaatttgattCCAAACAGATTTGACCAGAATGATTAGCATAACCAACTTAAAGGCCAAACAATAACAAACAAGAACGTATAGAATAGCATTAACAGTAATTGGGGTTCAGAGACTAGCAGAACCGTTTCATAGCTGAAAAACTTTTGTAATCAAAATCCATCAACTCCATTTCTACATATTTACAGTTTAGACTAAAAGCACCCATCTGTGTATCAAAATGATAACATGCATGCAGAGATCCACAGAATAGGgcaatttgaaagaaaaataggaatattagcagaaacaaaatattaatCCAAACGAAAATTCACTACCGCAGTTCATCTAATCCGTCgagttcaacttcaaacaaccaaaaaatacagaaaacaaagagaaaattcagatgATTATACAGAAATTAAGAGAACCTAATACTCAATTGAGCAACGAAAAGTTTcgatttttcaaaacaaatcagATCCAATAACACAATCACGAAAAAAGCAGTAAAAGATCTGCAATCAGAAttacccaaaaagaaacaCGAAACTGAAGATTGCATGCAGTAGATCTGCAAGGTTACACGAACAAATCGAAGGAGAGAAGATGAAGGGGAAGAACTGACCTGAGTCGACTCGGTGAAGAGAACGAGTTGAGATGCTGGCGTGTATCGAAGGTTGAAGATCCGAGAAGGGTTTTTGACTCCGATGGGCTGAAAATCCGTTTTATTACGTAACGCAAACGCGTTGTCGTTTCCTTTTGTCTACGTGGCTTGACCGCTTGACGCTTCCACGCCTACTCCACCAATTGTTTCCTGCCACGTCAAATCTGACGTATGCAGTCGTTCCAAATATCACTGCtttgattttatttcaaatatttatattttttatttacatttacgtataaattttgaagaGGAAAAGTCCAAGACAGCCTTCAAATACGATGACCGATTGGGAAAATTGCTGACGTTTCATGAGAAGACAAGTGTggatattttcattttcattttcagtttaAATGGTAATTTCTGTCAAATTTGGATGACTAAATAATTTTCGATTGCTCAACTTATTTGTATAGATATCAGCCAAATTAGAATAATCACcaggaaaaattaatttaaaataaaatgagaaCATGAgttctatttaaaaaaaatttgagatgCATATCGCAAAATACAGGGACAGTTACGAGAATTTTAAAGAACTTCCATCAATACTCATGGTACCTCATCCATCAACATATCTTGTAGAgtataaaaatttatgaaaatatcTCACAAACTTGCGATGCTGTCGAAGAACCTACACTCAAAACTCCAATCAGTTGAGACATTAACGTAATAGCGACGAAACAAATTCAACAACACCATAGCAGTTGCATGAAACCACAATGAGCTTCATTCCTAGAATATGTCATTACATTCTGTGAAAAAATAACTTCATTCCTAGAACACGTTACATATCAATGATGTCGAAAGAGGAGATAAACTGTGCTCGTGTTTTTGCTTGTTCTAACTCCTAGCAAGTTAGTACAGCTACTTAATATGACAAAATTAGCATGACCAACCTTGCTGAACATTAAAGAAACAGGACTAGGCTTAAATCACAATGACAACTTGATGCTGAGCTGTGGACATCCAGGTTATCAACACACAagtggggagagagagaggactaGAATGTCTTTTAATGATGACAAACTCCTTTCGGCAGTCTTGCTGTAAGCGAGGAAGCAAACCATCCTCTGTTATCATAATGATGGACATCTAAATAAGATATGATGATTACAACCTATATATTTTGTGCGTTGATCCAAACACTGAACAACTGCCAAGTGATTTGATGCTCATTCAACCGAAGTCAAGATTCCCATCAAGAAGTTAAGGCTTTAAGCTCTTGAAAAACCTGCCACCTTTCAGTCCCACTCCAGTCCCAGCAAGACTTGATGACAAGAGAGATCGGGTATTTGGTCGCCATGTCAACTCTTTCAGAACGGAAAATAAGGTTGCCAAGGCAGGAGTTGTTTCACTGTCTGTTATATTGTTACATGATACTACTCTAAGCCTTTGAAGCTCTTTCCAACAAAGGAGCACCGACTCCAGACCTCCTGTCGTCAGCAATGAGCATCCTTGCAGAGAAATCAGCTTCACCCTCCTATGTCAAGAAAAAGGGTAAAACCATTATGAAGggtaaaaattgaaatcaacaAATAGGTGTTATTCAACATTAATCTCATGCTAGACAATGCCTCAAATCATTATACATATCTACTCAAGCAGCCATTGATTGGAAGACCAGACTCAAACATAAGAATGATGGATAATCATACATATAGCTGGTGTCCAGATAAATCATGAAAGCTTTGTGCATAAtgattccttttccttttcataaacccaaaaagaaagaaggacttCGGATCTTATGGGGAAAAGCTCTGATGTTTTCTGAAGAAAGTTCTGATGTTTCCGCGTAATGCATGGAACCATGCATGGGCCACTGACGGATGCATTTCCAAGTACCAACTTCGCTAAAAACTTATTCCACATTGATTCGTTTTCCAGGTATGCTATGTCTCTTTAtggaaattcaaaataattgcAGTATAACTTGTAGTAGGAAAAGAATTACACCACATAATTATGTAATCATAGCAAATTAGTGTTCTCCAACTGGTCAAATAAAAAGTATATTCATTAAACCTACGACATATGACATCTTTGTGAATTCTACTTTTAAGAGTCTTCTGCTTGTAGTATTTTCAATTGGACTGCTTAGTGTGaattccaattttcttttggactGAGATTTATTTGAGTTGAGACTGATCTCGAGCTATAGTCTTCTACAGCCAATGTAATGTTGACTATTCTAACAAAGGCTTTTCTTTGGAATGATGGTTTAGCTGGTGTCCTCTTGTTTCAGGATTGTGTAAAAGTCACAGGGTTTACTTTACCAGCTCATCCAATTGACAATCCTACGTGCTTGGGACGGTGAGAAACAAGTTGGGTAAGCAGTTTAGAAAGATAAGGAGAAAAGAGGTCGTTTGGGATGGAGAAGCGACTACAAGTTTGTTAGTAATAACACAGActttgataaagaaaaaaaaaaactgcaacACACTAGGCAACTCCTTCGATAAACGAGAAGGAATATCTGAATTCTGTTAATTATACCCTAATTACGTTGAGGCATATTAACAGACATAAACTTTGTCCTTATTCTCGTGAACTTTCTTAGTTCAGAAACATATTTGATACCAGACTCCTGATTGTGCAACCTTCAGAACCGTGTAAGTTTTATGGAAGAACTTTAAAACTTAAGAGTTAATTGGGTTTTGGCCAATTCACAGGTAACAATTCACCACACGTTAAAACTTTAGAGTTGACAATTCATAATAACTCATAAAATCCGTGCATTACCTATGATTAAGATTATAAAATGTAATTATCAAGGAATCTATtcaaatcataaaaaatagGTCTAAACAAGGAATTTAGTGAAGCTATTTGAGAAATTCTGATATTTGGAACTCTACAAGGATCAAGTGCCTGGATCAAATACCATGGGAGATAGAGGCCACAAAAACTTAGTGTAAAGTCTGATTTTCATGATCATCGTTCCCGAAAACTATTCACATTTCAAATCTATATAACATTACTTAGTTAGCCTTGGATGACTGGATTAGAAGCATTCAGTAAACACAACAAAGGTGGGACAGGATAGTGGAGTCCCAGATTTAAATG
Above is a window of Prunus persica cultivar Lovell chromosome G2, Prunus_persica_NCBIv2, whole genome shotgun sequence DNA encoding:
- the LOC18787109 gene encoding uncharacterized protein LOC18787109; the protein is MENSKDFGRFCHPNSQNKISKGSCLSKLSMRESIFSDPHHEFDHGRESPSEREREDSSVYNEEYKHVVQSADQSSHEESDADENPNAEGDKQLMDRPKPYHEFLDEFKQQELKAEIEAWTKAEHMRLVTKLREEEAAIDDWEFKQTSKALKEIKKIESKLEKQRAKAVENTWKNMRIAKEEAHKKKIKVRRSTIGKISAVSETYQRATFSTKKLIWHKVAAYCKSMYLKSVRCTALTSEMRRS
- the LOC18786266 gene encoding protein transport protein Sec61 subunit beta; its protein translation is MVLGGGAPAPRGSAAATASMRRRRTTSGGASGGAAGTMLQFYTDDAPGLKISPNVVLIMSIGFIAFVAVLHVMGKLYFVRREA